Genomic DNA from Cyanobacteriota bacterium:
TCGGTATGGTGCTCTCAGAACTGCCCTTGCTGCTTTGGGGCCTGCCCTATGGACTCTATTCGCAGTGGACTTAGGCTGGCGAGCGATCGCAACCAATTATGGGCGAGTGATTCCTGCTGTATTTGCGCTGGCACAAATTCGTCTCACCCGTACCCATGCTGTGGAACTAGTGCATTGATACAAACCCCTGTCTAGGTTCTAAGCAGATGGAATTGACCTTAGATTAATTCAAAAAGATTAATTCAAAAGATTGGTTCAACCCTAGGCAGACGGATATGCAATCCATAAGAAGATGTGAATAGGAATTCGGTGCGTTCTCAGCCTTAAACCCCTATACTCATTGATGTATAGATAAATGTTGCAGGTAGCTGGTTGTCGCGGGTAATTTCCGTCGATGACGGTCACTCTTGCCTAATCACCTAGGTGGGCAAGAGAGGTAGTGCCTAGTCCAAGGAGTTAGGGTGATTGCTGGGTGCCAGAGTTACCAGACAAGACGAGTAGATGGAGTGAGAGATAACACTGTGTTTGCACTAAGTGGCTATGAATACGTTTTGGGTTTCTTGTTGGTTTGTGGATTATTAGCCGTTGTGGCATTGGTGTTGGCAGCAGTTCTACGTCCGCGCTTTGCCAGTGCTGAACGCCGTACCACCTACGAATCTGGAATTGACCCATTTGGTGGCGCGTGGATCCAGTTCAATATTCGTTACTATATGTTTGCACTGGTATTTGTCATCTTTGACGTGGAAACTGTGTTTCTCTACCCTTGGGCTGTTGCCTTTAGCCGCCTAGGTGTGTTGGCATTTATCGAAGCATTGATTTTTATCGCGATTCTGGTTGTTGGTTTGGCTTACGCATGGCGTAAAGGAGCTTTGGAATGGTCATGAGTTCAGAAAACTCTCTAGCAACGCTGATTGATCAGCAGAAGGAGCGGATCTTAAACCCGATCGACCGCACCCAGGTTACTCAAGAGCTTTCGGAAAATGTTGTGCTAACAACGGTGGACGATCTCTACAACTGGGCGCGCTTGTCTAGCCTGTGGCCAATGCTGTATGGCACAGCTTGCTGCTTCATTGAGTTTGCAGCTCTAATTGGCTCTCGGTTTGACTTTGACCGCTTTGGCTTGCTGCCTCGTGCCACTCCTCGACAAGCTGATTTGTTGATTACCGCTGGCACGATTACGATGAAGATGGCACCGGCCCTAGTGCGCCTGTATGAGCAGATGCCTAATCCTAAGTATGTTATTGCTATGGGAGCCTGCACGATCACGGGTGGCATGTTCAGTATGGACTCCCCCACAGCCGTGCGCGGGGTTGATAAGTTGATTCCCGTGGATGTGTATTTGCCTGGCTGCCCTCCTCGCCCCGAAGCTATTATTGATGCCATTATCAAGTTGCGTAAGAAGATTGCTAACGACTCGTTGCAGGAGCGGGCTAAGCTAGGGCAAACTCATCGTTTCTACACTCGTAGCCATGCTATGAGGCCAGTGAAGCCGATTCTGACGGGTAAGTATGTGCAGGCAGAGGCGCGTCAAGTGCCACCTAAGGAGCTGATGGAGGCGATCGGAATGCCAGTGCCCCCTGCTCTACTAACCGCTCAACAGGAGGTTGTAAACCGTGGCTGATCCAACGTCTACTCCCGAACCTACTGCAACTGCGATCGTGGAAGCGGGCAAAGTGTCTAAATGGCTGACGGAAAATGGTTTTGACCATGAGCCATTGGAGCCTGATCACCTAGGGGTAGAGGTACTCAAGGTGTCGGCAGATTTTCTACTGCCGATCGCTACAGCCCTCTATGCTTACGGCTTTAACTACTTGCAATGTCAGGGTGGCTATGACGTAGGCCCTGGTAAGGAGTTGGTGAGCTTCTATCACCTAATTAAGGTAACAGATGATGCTGATCGACCAGAAGAAGTGCGCATCAAGGTATTTCTTCCTAGGGAAAATCCTGTAGTGCCCTCAGTCTACTGGATTTGGAAGGCAGCCGATTGGCAGGAGCGAGAGACCTACGATATGTACGGTATTATCTACGACGGTCATCCTAACTTGAAGCGCATTCTGATGCCAGAAGACTGGGTAGGCTATCCCTTGCGGAAGGACTACATTTCCCCAGACTTCTATGAACTGCAAGATGCCTACTAACGCTCTGTGATTGGTAGGTAAGGCATGGTCAGATAATGCGGAGTTGGAAAATCACTTAATGATAGGCGCTAGACTCTTGACGATGGAGTCTAGCGCTATGTATGATTGTGGAGATGAATTAAATGTTACCTAGCGGAGTGTCCTCTGCACTTGTACTAGGCTGTCTTTGGTATCTTGATTTCGCTAGTTATTGCAGATTGGTTATATTGTTGACTGCAAGCTTACGTACGGTAAAGGCCGTTAGGAATTTTAAGAGTTTAAAGATTCCGATAAGACATGAAGGGTGACCTTACAAGTTGACCTACTCCGCACTAGAGTGAAGTCGTTAGGTGGAAGTGTTGATATTCTTGTTCAACAAGCCTGACGATTGGAGTTGAAGGTATTTCATGATGCTTTGTACAGACCAATTGATGAAAACTGTCCTGATTGTCGAAGACGACCCTATCAATGCCCGTGTATTCTCCAAGATTCTGACAAAGCGGGGCGGCTATGCAGTTAAGCATACTGAAGACGTGGAAGAGGTGCTGCGTATT
This window encodes:
- the ndhC gene encoding NADH-quinone oxidoreductase subunit A; translated protein: MFALSGYEYVLGFLLVCGLLAVVALVLAAVLRPRFASAERRTTYESGIDPFGGAWIQFNIRYYMFALVFVIFDVETVFLYPWAVAFSRLGVLAFIEALIFIAILVVGLAYAWRKGALEWS
- the ndhK gene encoding photosynthetic/respiratory NAD(P)H-quinone oxidoreductase subunit K, translated to MVMSSENSLATLIDQQKERILNPIDRTQVTQELSENVVLTTVDDLYNWARLSSLWPMLYGTACCFIEFAALIGSRFDFDRFGLLPRATPRQADLLITAGTITMKMAPALVRLYEQMPNPKYVIAMGACTITGGMFSMDSPTAVRGVDKLIPVDVYLPGCPPRPEAIIDAIIKLRKKIANDSLQERAKLGQTHRFYTRSHAMRPVKPILTGKYVQAEARQVPPKELMEAIGMPVPPALLTAQQEVVNRG
- a CDS encoding NAD(P)H-quinone oxidoreductase subunit J, whose amino-acid sequence is MADPTSTPEPTATAIVEAGKVSKWLTENGFDHEPLEPDHLGVEVLKVSADFLLPIATALYAYGFNYLQCQGGYDVGPGKELVSFYHLIKVTDDADRPEEVRIKVFLPRENPVVPSVYWIWKAADWQERETYDMYGIIYDGHPNLKRILMPEDWVGYPLRKDYISPDFYELQDAY